Proteins encoded within one genomic window of Nitrospina gracilis 3/211:
- a CDS encoding sigma-54 interaction domain-containing protein: MTLATGKNGASPSRPPAPPQAYDPLDEIGLIGHSREFQHVRDLIQKLSQFDAPLLVLGETGTGKERAARAIHYLGTRQNHPFIPVNCGALPDTLVENELFGHASGAFTDAKGEQPGLIAQADGGTLFLDEVDTLSPRAQVTLLRFLQDQNYRPLGGKKFIRADVRVMAASNRDLHALVRKGSFRQDLLFRLDILDLVLPPLRQREHDIETLSLHFLERYRLRYNLPTRSLHPETLEWMRTYHWPGNIRELENFLHRACLLADGDQIRVAPLSCSVETGCVSEGTTPGPITNVSFQEAKAQAIEEFEVSYLSALIIETGGNITEAARRSGKERRSLARLLKKHGIDRTQF; this comes from the coding sequence ATGACCCTGGCGACGGGCAAAAACGGCGCGTCCCCCTCGCGTCCACCCGCTCCTCCTCAGGCTTATGATCCGCTGGATGAGATTGGCCTCATCGGGCATTCCCGCGAGTTCCAGCATGTCCGCGACCTGATTCAGAAATTGTCGCAGTTCGACGCCCCGCTTCTTGTGCTTGGCGAAACCGGGACTGGTAAGGAAAGGGCGGCCCGCGCCATTCATTATCTCGGTACAAGGCAGAACCATCCATTTATTCCTGTCAATTGCGGCGCGCTACCCGACACGTTGGTGGAAAACGAATTGTTCGGTCACGCCAGCGGCGCGTTCACCGACGCCAAAGGCGAACAACCGGGACTCATCGCGCAGGCCGACGGCGGCACGTTGTTTCTGGATGAGGTGGACACGCTGTCGCCGCGCGCGCAGGTGACATTACTGCGGTTTTTGCAGGACCAGAATTACCGTCCCCTTGGCGGTAAAAAATTCATTCGTGCCGATGTGCGGGTGATGGCGGCGAGCAACCGCGATCTGCACGCGCTGGTGAGAAAAGGTTCGTTTCGGCAGGATTTGTTGTTCCGCCTGGACATCCTCGACCTGGTCCTCCCTCCTCTTCGCCAGCGCGAACATGATATTGAAACATTAAGCCTCCATTTTCTGGAACGGTATCGTCTCCGTTACAATCTCCCCACGCGCAGTCTGCATCCCGAAACGCTGGAATGGATGCGAACTTACCACTGGCCTGGCAACATCCGCGAACTGGAAAACTTTCTGCATCGCGCCTGCCTGCTTGCCGATGGCGACCAGATTCGCGTTGCGCCCCTATCGTGCAGTGTGGAAACAGGTTGCGTTTCCGAAGGAACAACACCCGGCCCTATCACCAATGTTTCCTTTCAAGAGGCAAAGGCGCAGGCGATCGAGGAATTCGAAGTGAGTTACCTGAGCGCACTGATTATTGAGACCGGCGGCAACATCACCGAAGCCGCCCGCCGTTCCGGCAAGGAGCGCCGCTCTCTCGCCCGCCTGCTCAAAAAACACGGCATCGACCGCACGCAATTCTGA